The Limnochorda sp. LNt genome includes a region encoding these proteins:
- a CDS encoding nucleotide-binding domain containing protein has protein sequence MLQRTAPGPVIVVAGSTTELTARQLEALEQALGLRLELVDVGALAGQRDQACGAQSRRAWEIERLASSILAHWSRPCVGIRTSRGPDDLAPGLTARQQADLLDGLGLAVRLALRRAAEESRPAPAGLYTTGGDVTAAVLRALDATAIELLDQVLPLAALGQLVGGPSRGLRLVTKGGLVGGEDAAIRCVRRLRGEA, from the coding sequence GTGTTACAGCGGACCGCACCGGGTCCGGTCATCGTGGTGGCGGGCAGCACCACCGAGCTGACGGCCAGGCAGCTGGAGGCCCTCGAGCAGGCGTTGGGACTCCGCCTGGAACTCGTCGACGTGGGTGCCCTGGCGGGTCAGCGCGACCAGGCGTGCGGCGCCCAATCCCGCCGTGCCTGGGAGATCGAGCGGCTGGCCTCGTCCATCCTGGCCCATTGGTCCCGACCGTGCGTCGGCATCCGCACGAGCCGCGGGCCCGACGATCTGGCGCCTGGCCTGACGGCGCGCCAGCAAGCCGACTTGCTCGATGGCCTTGGCCTGGCGGTGCGACTGGCGCTCCGACGTGCCGCCGAGGAGTCTCGTCCTGCTCCCGCCGGGCTCTACACGACCGGCGGTGACGTCACGGCAGCCGTCCTGAGGGCCCTGGATGCCACCGCGATCGAGCTACTCGACCAGGTGCTCCCGCTCGCCGCGCTGGGGCAGCTGGTCGGCGGGCCATCGCGCGGGCTTCGTCTGGTCACCAAAGGGGGCCTGGTGGGGGGTGAGGACGCGGCCATCCGATGCGTGCGAAGGCTTAGGGGAGAGGCATGA
- a CDS encoding GntP family permease, giving the protein MDTASIPGWQLVGALVIGVLVLVLLILRTRVHAFLALILASALTGLLAGMEPTRVATSITTGFGNTLGSIGIVIGFGVMMGRLLEVSGAANRMAQTFLRWFGKGREDAAMAATGYVVSIPIFCDSGFVILSPLAKALSRRTARSVITIGVSLAIGLVATHHAVPPTPGPLAVAGIFGVDIGAMIMAGLIFAAPVVVAGVWYARWWGRRLYQVPDATGLGWVRGSADAVAQAAAAGEAVDDTPEGPSTVVAFAPIVVPVVLILLNTVLSALKLTGPWARAFIFLGNPVIAVAVGLLIALWTLLPSASRADVRRHMEQGVSAAGIIILVTGAGGALGQVLRDSGVGNYLAGAIAASGIPAILLPFLVATLVRLAQGSGTVAMITSASITAPIVLNLDVPPVLAAQAATLGGRLPRGAADRRGHPVSGRGRHEALAERGGRHPACPLGLVSSPRTTRARPPAASCRCARSTAGSGAGPSRSSGACGASPAPPAAAGATRRRARRSPSRPPGLP; this is encoded by the coding sequence ATGGACACCGCTTCCATACCGGGCTGGCAACTGGTCGGCGCACTGGTCATCGGCGTACTGGTCCTGGTGCTGCTGATTCTCCGGACTCGTGTGCACGCGTTTCTGGCCCTGATCCTGGCCTCGGCCCTCACGGGGCTTCTGGCGGGGATGGAGCCGACCCGCGTGGCCACGTCCATCACGACCGGATTCGGCAACACCCTGGGGAGCATCGGCATCGTCATCGGCTTCGGGGTGATGATGGGACGACTGCTGGAGGTCTCGGGCGCCGCCAACCGCATGGCCCAGACATTCTTGCGGTGGTTCGGCAAGGGGCGAGAAGACGCCGCCATGGCCGCCACTGGGTACGTGGTCTCCATCCCCATCTTCTGCGACTCGGGCTTCGTCATCCTCTCGCCGCTCGCGAAGGCGCTGTCCCGGCGGACTGCACGCTCCGTCATCACCATTGGGGTCTCGCTGGCCATCGGGCTCGTGGCCACGCATCACGCGGTGCCTCCGACCCCGGGCCCGCTGGCCGTGGCCGGCATCTTCGGGGTCGACATCGGTGCGATGATCATGGCCGGGCTGATCTTCGCCGCGCCCGTCGTCGTGGCGGGGGTTTGGTACGCGCGCTGGTGGGGGCGCCGGCTCTATCAGGTCCCGGACGCCACCGGCCTGGGTTGGGTCCGCGGCTCCGCCGATGCAGTCGCACAAGCAGCCGCAGCAGGGGAGGCCGTCGACGACACGCCAGAGGGGCCGAGTACCGTCGTGGCCTTCGCGCCCATTGTCGTGCCGGTGGTCCTCATCCTGCTCAACACGGTGCTCTCGGCGCTCAAGCTCACCGGGCCGTGGGCCCGAGCGTTCATCTTCCTCGGCAATCCCGTCATTGCAGTGGCCGTGGGACTGTTGATCGCGCTGTGGACACTACTCCCCTCGGCGTCGCGAGCCGACGTCCGGCGGCACATGGAGCAGGGTGTCAGCGCAGCCGGCATCATCATCCTCGTCACGGGAGCTGGCGGTGCACTGGGGCAGGTCCTGCGAGACAGCGGCGTCGGCAACTACCTGGCCGGTGCCATCGCGGCGAGCGGGATCCCGGCCATCCTGCTGCCGTTCCTGGTAGCAACGCTGGTCCGACTCGCACAGGGGAGCGGGACCGTCGCCATGATCACGTCGGCATCCATCACCGCCCCCATCGTCCTCAACCTGGATGTGCCACCGGTGCTGGCCGCTCAGGCTGCGACTCTCGGCGGGCGTCTCCCTCGTGGCGCTGCTGATCGCCGCGGCCATCCTGTGAGCGGCAGGGGTCGGCACGAGGCGCTGGCAGAGCGAGGGGGCAGGCATCCGGCCTGCCCCCTGGGTTTGGTCAGTAGCCCACGTACCACTCGGGCTCGACCGCCGGCGGCGTCGTGTCGATGCGCTCGGTCCACGGCCGGCAGTGGCGCCGGGCCATCTCGCTCAAGTGGCGCATGCGGGGCGTCGCCCGCTCCGCCAGCAGCCGCCGGCGCAACTCGCCGTCGCGCACGACGCAGTCCTTCCAGACCGCCCGGCCTACCATGA
- a CDS encoding DeoR/GlpR family DNA-binding transcription regulator gives MTPDKGAWCSVFSAERHRRILEQLRQSGQASATQLARQLGVSLMTIRRDLNALSERGLVVRVHGGALLPDGSVLDEPIRAKRGLNREAKLRIGRAAAALVEPGQTVILDAGTTTGSVARELLRRRLRDLTIVTSDLDIARSMAEEPRYRVFCVGGLVQPKVLALMGDHAVRFLEGIHAHHAFIGTDAFDIEAGVTTRTVEKVRLKQAMVGAAREATLVADSSKYGRVLLATVLPLSRFRRLITDAPADPAALQALQRAAQEQGFELVIG, from the coding sequence GTGACGCCTGACAAGGGGGCGTGGTGCTCGGTGTTCTCGGCCGAGCGGCACCGGCGCATCCTGGAGCAACTCCGCCAGTCGGGTCAGGCCAGCGCCACCCAGCTGGCCAGACAGCTCGGGGTGTCGCTCATGACCATCCGGCGGGACCTCAACGCTCTGTCGGAGCGGGGCCTCGTGGTGAGGGTGCATGGTGGCGCGCTGCTGCCCGACGGTAGCGTGTTGGACGAGCCCATCCGAGCCAAGCGCGGCCTCAACCGTGAGGCGAAGCTTCGCATCGGTCGTGCAGCCGCCGCTCTCGTGGAGCCGGGTCAGACGGTCATCCTCGACGCGGGCACCACGACCGGCAGCGTCGCCCGGGAGCTGCTCCGGCGACGTTTGCGTGACCTGACCATCGTGACCAGCGACCTCGACATCGCACGCTCCATGGCGGAGGAGCCCCGTTACCGTGTCTTCTGCGTCGGGGGCCTGGTACAGCCCAAGGTGCTGGCCCTCATGGGGGACCACGCCGTCCGTTTCCTCGAGGGAATCCACGCGCACCACGCCTTCATCGGGACCGACGCCTTCGACATCGAGGCGGGCGTGACGACCCGCACCGTCGAGAAGGTGCGCCTCAAGCAGGCCATGGTCGGGGCCGCCCGGGAGGCGACGCTCGTCGCCGACTCCAGCAAGTACGGCAGAGTGCTTCTGGCGACCGTCCTTCCGCTCAGCCGCTTCCGACGGCTCATCACGGACGCCCCGGCCGACCCGGCGGCCCTGCAGGCGCTGCAGCGGGCTGCACAGGAGCAAGGTTTCGAGCTGGTCATCGGCTGA
- the pdxA gene encoding 4-hydroxythreonine-4-phosphate dehydrogenase PdxA, giving the protein MRGELGTGTAQVAPRPVIGVTIGDPAGIGPEIVAKALAHSEVHGWSRVIVYGQALALERIRHVVPEMPRLEVVADVREALSAAHDGVPVVEVTAAFPPDVPIGEVSEAGGRASFAYVQAAVRDALAGHLDGIATAPIHKEALRAAGVPYIGHTEMLADLTGSSSSYTMFMTGPLRIFFVTRHVSLRQACDLVTRERVLETILAADRYLRRLGIAQPRLAVAALNPHASDGGLMGDEEARAVTPAVAEARDRGIQAAGPVPADSVFVQAIEGRHDAVISLYHDQGHIAAKVYDFDRTVSLTLGLPFLRTSVDHGTALDIAGTGRAREISMLEAIRVAALYARPWRTGTGR; this is encoded by the coding sequence GTGAGAGGCGAGTTGGGTACTGGAACGGCACAAGTGGCACCCCGGCCCGTCATCGGCGTCACCATTGGAGATCCCGCGGGGATAGGCCCGGAGATCGTCGCCAAGGCCCTGGCTCACTCCGAGGTGCACGGGTGGTCCCGGGTCATCGTGTACGGTCAGGCGCTGGCTCTGGAGCGAATCCGCCACGTCGTGCCGGAGATGCCGCGGCTCGAGGTGGTGGCCGACGTACGGGAGGCTCTCTCGGCCGCGCACGACGGGGTGCCCGTGGTCGAAGTGACAGCGGCCTTCCCCCCGGATGTCCCCATCGGCGAGGTCTCGGAGGCGGGGGGACGGGCCTCCTTCGCCTACGTGCAGGCTGCCGTGCGCGACGCCCTGGCGGGCCACCTCGACGGCATCGCCACAGCTCCCATCCACAAGGAGGCGCTCCGCGCCGCCGGCGTGCCGTACATCGGCCACACGGAGATGCTCGCGGACCTGACGGGCAGTTCGTCTTCGTACACGATGTTCATGACCGGACCCCTGCGGATCTTCTTCGTGACCCGTCACGTCAGCCTGCGACAGGCCTGTGACCTCGTCACTCGCGAACGGGTGCTCGAGACCATCCTGGCAGCCGATCGGTACCTCCGTCGCCTCGGCATCGCGCAGCCGCGGCTCGCCGTCGCGGCGCTCAACCCCCACGCCAGCGACGGAGGCCTCATGGGCGACGAGGAGGCTCGGGCCGTCACGCCCGCGGTGGCGGAAGCCCGGGACCGGGGCATCCAGGCGGCCGGACCGGTGCCGGCCGACTCGGTCTTCGTACAAGCCATCGAGGGCCGCCACGACGCGGTCATCTCCCTCTACCACGACCAGGGCCACATCGCCGCCAAGGTCTACGACTTCGACCGTACCGTGAGCCTGACGCTCGGACTGCCGTTCTTGAGGACATCCGTCGACCACGGGACCGCGCTGGACATCGCCGGCACGGGCCGGGCTCGGGAGATCAGCATGTTGGAGGCGATACGCGTTGCGGCCCTCTATGCTCGCCCGTGGCGTACCGGCACCGGACGGTGA
- a CDS encoding DeoR/GlpR family DNA-binding transcription regulator codes for MLKAERHDRILSELARRGAVGVEEMATVLGVSTATVRRDLAELEQEGLLRRTHGGATLLEDHDELPYRYKVTALLPEKRRIGAAAAAMIRDGQVVACTGGTTVTQVIKALRNRRITVVTNAVNVAAELASASGPEVIVSGGRLRPQSYEMVGHVAERTIREFVADVVVIGVDGLSLEYGLTTFSHEEAQVNRAFIEQGRETWVVADHTKLGRVTPAVIAPIDRIRYLITDAAASPDFLRAVEARGVRTVTA; via the coding sequence ATGCTGAAGGCCGAGCGGCACGATCGCATCCTGAGCGAGCTGGCGCGGCGGGGCGCCGTGGGCGTCGAGGAGATGGCGACGGTGCTGGGCGTCTCGACGGCCACGGTGCGGCGCGACCTGGCTGAGCTCGAGCAGGAGGGGCTCCTGCGGCGCACCCACGGCGGCGCGACGCTCCTGGAGGACCACGACGAGCTCCCCTACCGCTACAAGGTGACGGCCCTGCTCCCCGAGAAGCGCCGCATCGGGGCTGCGGCAGCGGCCATGATCAGGGACGGGCAGGTGGTCGCCTGCACGGGGGGCACCACCGTCACCCAGGTGATCAAGGCGCTGCGCAACCGGCGCATCACCGTCGTCACCAACGCCGTCAACGTGGCGGCGGAGCTGGCCTCGGCCTCGGGCCCCGAGGTGATCGTGTCGGGCGGGCGGCTGAGGCCCCAGTCCTACGAGATGGTGGGCCACGTGGCGGAGCGGACCATCCGGGAGTTCGTGGCCGACGTGGTCGTCATCGGGGTCGATGGCCTCTCGCTGGAGTACGGGCTGACCACGTTCAGCCACGAGGAGGCGCAGGTCAACCGCGCCTTCATCGAACAGGGGCGCGAGACGTGGGTCGTCGCGGACCATACCAAGTTGGGGCGGGTGACACCGGCGGTCATCGCGCCCATCGACCGGATCCGGTACCTGATCACCGACGCGGCGGCATCGCCCGACTTCCTGCGGGCGGTCGAGGCCCGGGGCGTGCGCACGGTCACGGCCTGA
- a CDS encoding ABC transporter permease — MTALIGAELSKLRRHSILTLAVIGALFPAVITVMVWYRATAGGFELTAPTLLVQSLLMVMLLEGPGGAAIIGSMLFGREYADRTLPNLLVSGLPRPAWLGAKWVALALLGLGIVLGSWGATTLVTLVAVGPDAMPWRMALASLAAHAVGAMALYATSAIPVALALGSRNQMVGAAWGVVMTVMAFMGLNSRYGILLPATAPWVAAQLALEALDPAAVGTGSTLASQYAWVGLPAGWTVALACAAVWGAGLTYSVIYVRRADFA; from the coding sequence ATGACGGCGCTCATCGGCGCTGAGCTGTCGAAGCTGCGCCGCCACAGCATCCTGACGCTCGCCGTCATCGGGGCGCTCTTTCCGGCCGTCATCACGGTGATGGTGTGGTACCGGGCGACGGCCGGGGGCTTCGAGCTGACGGCGCCGACGCTGCTGGTGCAGTCGTTGCTGATGGTGATGCTGCTGGAGGGGCCGGGGGGCGCGGCCATCATCGGGTCCATGCTCTTCGGTCGGGAGTACGCGGACCGCACGCTGCCCAACCTGCTGGTCTCGGGGCTGCCCCGGCCGGCGTGGCTGGGCGCCAAGTGGGTGGCGCTGGCTCTGCTCGGGCTCGGCATCGTCCTGGGTTCGTGGGGGGCGACGACCCTGGTGACGCTCGTGGCGGTGGGGCCGGACGCCATGCCCTGGCGCATGGCGCTGGCGAGCCTGGCGGCGCACGCTGTGGGGGCGATGGCCCTCTACGCCACCAGCGCCATCCCCGTGGCGCTCGCCCTGGGCTCCCGCAACCAGATGGTGGGGGCCGCCTGGGGGGTCGTGATGACGGTGATGGCGTTCATGGGGCTCAACTCCCGCTACGGCATCCTGCTGCCGGCCACGGCGCCGTGGGTGGCGGCCCAACTCGCCTTGGAGGCGCTGGACCCGGCAGCGGTGGGCACCGGGTCCACGCTGGCGTCGCAGTACGCCTGGGTGGGCCTGCCGGCCGGGTGGACGGTGGCGCTGGCCTGTGCCGCGGTGTGGGGGGCGGGCCTCACCTACTCGGTGATCTACGTGCGGCGAGCCGACTTCGCCTGA